One Dermacentor andersoni chromosome 6, qqDerAnde1_hic_scaffold, whole genome shotgun sequence genomic window carries:
- the LOC126521500 gene encoding lipase lipl-5-like isoform X3 produces MFGLLASKPEYNKKVVLFNAFAPIAFMGHLTAILKYFVPFSNPLTRFLQFLFNGAVVEKEGAIFNRLKKLSCGSIKQGPLCITAFYSFNGGLPIEWNKTRLPVYLANAPSGTSVRNMNHFAQLVKYNRLQKYDWGRVRNIAKYGKPWPPAYDLSSVKARVALYWSDRDVLATPRDVRDLSNKLPNVVLNYQVPVSGFTHMDFAWSIKAKDHLYKKVLEMMSVYSPTRQKVPLPKEAPELPQ; encoded by the exons ATGTTCGGGCTGCTTGCGTCGAAACCAGAGTACAACAAGAAG GTTGTACTATTCAACGCTTTCGCACCGATAGCATTTATGGGACATTTGACAGCGATCCTGAAATACTTTGTTCCGTTCTCGAATCCGCTGACG AGATTCCTTCAATTCCTATTCAACGGGGCCGTTGTTGAGAAAGAAGGAGCCATTTTTAATAGATTAAAAAAACTATCTTGCGGCAGCATTAAACAAGGTCCACTCTGCATCACGGCATTCTACAGCTTTAATGGAGGGCTTCCAATAGAGTGGAACAAG ACGAGACTTCCGGTATACCTGGCGAATGCTCCTTCTGGAACTTCTGTACGGAACATGAATCATTTTGCGCAG CTAGTCAAGTACAACCGCTTGCAAAAATATGACTGGGGACGTGTCAGAAACATCGCTAAGTACGGAAAG CCATGGCCGCCGGCATACGACTTAAGCAGTGTCAAAGCCAGAGTGGCACTCTACTGGAGTGACCGCGACGTGCTGGCAACACCAAGGGATGTACGGGACCTTTCTAACAAGCTGCCCAATGTGGTCCTCAATTACCAAGTGCCCGTCAGTGGCTTCACGCACATGGACTTTGCATGGAGCATCAAAGCAAAAGACCACCTCTACAAGAAAGTGCTCGAGATGATGTCAGTGTACTCTCCGACTCGACAAAAGGTGCCATTGCCGAAGGAAGCACCAGAGCTCCCGCAGTAG
- the LOC126521500 gene encoding lipase lipl-5-like isoform X1 has protein sequence MSYWRPTSIFSFVLHIERSVPYDRSRQQQKYGFILADNGYDVWLANVRGTRYSSHLHLKKSGREFWDFSLDEMISYDLPDQIDTVLNVTQQEALFYVGWSQGTAIMFGLLASKPEYNKKVVLFNAFAPIAFMGHLTAILKYFVPFSNPLTRFLQFLFNGAVVEKEGAIFNRLKKLSCGSIKQGPLCITAFYSFNGGLPIEWNKTRLPVYLANAPSGTSVRNMNHFAQLVKYNRLQKYDWGRVRNIAKYGKPWPPAYDLSSVKARVALYWSDRDVLATPRDVRDLSNKLPNVVLNYQVPVSGFTHMDFAWSIKAKDHLYKKVLEMMSVYSPTRQKVPLPKEAPELPQ, from the exons TAGCAGACAACGGCTACGATGTCTGGTTAGCCAACGTGAGGGGCACCAGATATTCCAGCCACCTTCACCTCAAGAAGAGCGGCCGGGAATTTTGGGATTTCAG CTTAGATGAAATGATTAGCTACGACCTACCAGATCAAATAGACACCGTGTTGAACGTGACGCAGCAAGAAGCATTGTTCTACGTCGGGTGGTCTCAAGGAACAGCGATCATGTTCGGGCTGCTTGCGTCGAAACCAGAGTACAACAAGAAG GTTGTACTATTCAACGCTTTCGCACCGATAGCATTTATGGGACATTTGACAGCGATCCTGAAATACTTTGTTCCGTTCTCGAATCCGCTGACG AGATTCCTTCAATTCCTATTCAACGGGGCCGTTGTTGAGAAAGAAGGAGCCATTTTTAATAGATTAAAAAAACTATCTTGCGGCAGCATTAAACAAGGTCCACTCTGCATCACGGCATTCTACAGCTTTAATGGAGGGCTTCCAATAGAGTGGAACAAG ACGAGACTTCCGGTATACCTGGCGAATGCTCCTTCTGGAACTTCTGTACGGAACATGAATCATTTTGCGCAG CTAGTCAAGTACAACCGCTTGCAAAAATATGACTGGGGACGTGTCAGAAACATCGCTAAGTACGGAAAG CCATGGCCGCCGGCATACGACTTAAGCAGTGTCAAAGCCAGAGTGGCACTCTACTGGAGTGACCGCGACGTGCTGGCAACACCAAGGGATGTACGGGACCTTTCTAACAAGCTGCCCAATGTGGTCCTCAATTACCAAGTGCCCGTCAGTGGCTTCACGCACATGGACTTTGCATGGAGCATCAAAGCAAAAGACCACCTCTACAAGAAAGTGCTCGAGATGATGTCAGTGTACTCTCCGACTCGACAAAAGGTGCCATTGCCGAAGGAAGCACCAGAGCTCCCGCAGTAG